Part of the Panicum virgatum strain AP13 chromosome 4N, P.virgatum_v5, whole genome shotgun sequence genome is shown below.
GTATACATCCCCTCTTGCTCCTGTTCATCCGCTGCGGCGGCATGCCTGAAACTAGTCTGAGCTCTGAACTGACGGTTTGCCGGCTCCCCGGCCGTCAGCTCTCAGCTTCGCCGCCGTTTGTGAAGCTCTTGGAGTCTCTCCATCAGCGCAGGCAGCCGGGCAAGCTGCTGGCGACGCCACCTTCGCACTCTACTTCACAGCCCTCTTTGCGCTAGCTGCCATGattcctgcggaagactcgcggcCAACGGGAGAGGGCTCCGACGAACAGTTAGCCGCCGCTGGCAATACGCCACCTGCTGCGTCAAGCGccacggccgtggcggcggcgtttGCCATGTGCACAGCAGGAAAGCTCGCGACGAGCATGCTGGGGCGGCAGTTGGGCATACAAGGGGCAAGCCTTCCCTACGCAACAGCGACCGTGGCGGTGGCTTTGGCAACCTTCTTCCCCTCTCAAATCGGGAAGCTTGCGCCGTCAGACGAGGCCCTGGCTGGGATTTTGATGCAGGCAagcattttttcttcttctttctacCTTCCTTTCTGAGATCAACATACACAGATACTATGTGAATGAATAAAGCATATTTTTTTGAGGGAAAATAAAGCATATTGATGCAATGAAACATACAGATACTTTGTGCAAAGTAACAGCTGATACCTGTGCATTACTGCATTTCACTGAACTTGTTGCATTGGCAGGTACTCTTTGCAGCTGTGGGAGCTAATGGAAGCATCGGCAACGCCATCAACAAAGCGCCCGGCATATTCGCGTTCGCGTTCGCGTTCGCGTTCGTGCAGGTTGCGGCGCGTCTCTTGGTGACTCTCGGCGTGGGGAAGCTGCTCGGGTTCGACCGGAAGCTGCCGCTGGTGGCCTCAGCCGCGAACGTCGGCGGCCTGACCGCAGCCGGAGGGATGGCCGCCGCCAAGGGCTGGACTTCCATGGTGGCTCCGGGGATCCTCGCGGGCATCTTGGGAATCGCCATCACCAGCTTAATGGCAGCTGTTCCCCTAGCGATTTGTTTCTACTTGTTCTTCCAGCGCGCGTTCGCCAACCCCATCACCATGGCCGTGGCAATCGGAATCGGTTTTTTTTTGGTAATCGGTATCAGTGTGCTTGCCCTCCTCAACTACAGGAACTTCAGGAAGTAGCAGTGAGAAGCAGGGTATGCGTTTCCATGTCTTCCTAGTCCATCCCATAGTCACAGAAATCGGGATCGAGGGTAcgttcctcgacccgggaaCATCGATCCCGTCCCGGAAACGCGGGGTCATTTTCGTCCCCACCTTGTAAAAACCTCTCACAAGGACCGTatcccgttcctcgaccccgtcGACTCCGAATCTTTGTGACTATGGTCCATCCTACTCTCTTGTGATTAGACCTAGGATTGGGTTTGGATAATCCAGAGTCTAATTGGACCTTTTTAATGGTCATGGGCCCAAACAACTAATCAGCAGGTCTCATGGTCTGTTATCCCATCTAATCGTTTATTTACGTATCATAT
Proteins encoded:
- the LOC120669486 gene encoding uncharacterized membrane protein YjcL-like → MAAATAVFAPASATAQLLLHRRRSHSRRIYSCGPAIALARLSSSLCGGVRQRPISPSCGYGRAPLVPASDNWGNWTFLLSTAALGTWSEKRSPVGKALTGALVSLLLGLAASSAGVVAAGATAYRVALDYLLPLAIPLLLFRTDLRRRRRGVFRSTGSLLLAFLLGSAATAMGTVVAFRLVPMRSLGPDNWNIAVAVMTRHIGGALSFAAVCEALGVSPSAQAAGQAAGDATFALYFTALFALAAMIPAEDSRPTGEGSDEQLAAAGNTPPAASSATAVAAAFAMCTAGKLATSMLGRQLGIQGASLPYATATVAVALATFFPSQIGKLAPSDEALAGILMQVLFAAVGANGSIGNAINKAPGIFAFAFAFAFVQVAARLLVTLGVGKLLGFDRKLPLVASAANVGGLTAAGGMAAAKGWTSMVAPGILAGILGIAITSLMAAVPLAICFYLFFQRAFANPITMAVAIGIGFFLVIGISVLALLNYRNFRK